A part of Methanomassiliicoccales archaeon genomic DNA contains:
- a CDS encoding RNA-binding protein — MVMPLALLEKSINKRISLMLKDNRVLEGKLTGYDEYMNMVLEETEERTAEASRRLGVVILRGNNVVSISPL; from the coding sequence ATGGTAATGCCGCTCGCCTTGCTGGAAAAGTCCATTAACAAGCGCATATCTTTGATGCTGAAGGACAACAGGGTCCTCGAGGGTAAGCTCACTGGTTATGATGAGTATATGAACATGGTGCTTGAGGAGACCGAGGAGAGGACGGCAGAGGCCTCCAGGCGCCTGGGCGTAGTCATCCTCCGTGGGAACAACGTCGTGAGCATCTCCCCCCTTTGA
- a CDS encoding ABC transporter ATP-binding protein, producing MPEVSVRGLTKRYGKVVAVDDATLTIKDGEYVTILGPSGCGKTTLIRMIAGIIEPTEGQVFIDGKDMKGVPIEERDLGYVFQNIALFPNLNVGENVSYSPRVKGKSVKEQSSTAHRYLELVKLLDKMGMFPSELCGGEQQKVSLARALATGSKLLLLDEPLSALDARVRVDLRYDLRRLVKSLGITTIHVTHDQEEAMSVSDRIVLMRAGAIVEMGTPEELYTRPKNIFTMNFIGETNLIEGWVREKDRDLSKIELRDGSEIEVLNCPFDVGEAVVISVRPEFVYPFTSGLLSKITSVTYMGTYWRMTAETLSEDEVDFDVPVSDGHLYKVGQEVYLMMNRKAVVLFPRPQEGIVEAVKLE from the coding sequence ATGCCAGAGGTGTCGGTGAGAGGGCTGACAAAGCGATATGGGAAGGTGGTCGCCGTTGACGATGCGACCCTCACCATCAAGGATGGGGAGTACGTCACGATCTTGGGCCCATCAGGATGCGGCAAGACAACGCTGATAAGGATGATCGCTGGCATCATTGAGCCGACCGAAGGGCAGGTGTTCATCGACGGTAAGGACATGAAAGGCGTCCCGATCGAGGAGAGGGACCTAGGATATGTGTTCCAGAACATCGCGCTCTTCCCAAACCTTAATGTCGGGGAGAACGTCTCGTACAGCCCAAGGGTGAAAGGCAAGAGCGTTAAGGAGCAGAGCTCCACCGCACATCGCTACCTGGAGCTGGTCAAGCTGCTCGACAAGATGGGCATGTTCCCCTCGGAGCTATGCGGCGGCGAGCAGCAGAAGGTATCGCTGGCACGGGCATTGGCAACCGGTTCGAAGCTGTTGCTGCTCGATGAACCGCTCTCTGCGCTGGACGCGAGGGTGAGGGTCGACCTGAGGTATGACCTCAGGAGGCTGGTCAAATCGCTGGGCATAACCACGATACACGTCACGCACGACCAGGAGGAGGCCATGTCGGTGTCGGACAGGATCGTGCTGATGCGGGCGGGCGCCATCGTAGAGATGGGTACGCCGGAGGAGCTTTACACCAGGCCTAAGAACATCTTCACCATGAACTTCATCGGGGAGACAAATCTGATCGAGGGATGGGTGAGGGAGAAGGACAGGGACCTTAGCAAGATAGAGCTGAGGGACGGCTCTGAGATCGAGGTCCTCAATTGTCCTTTCGATGTGGGGGAGGCGGTCGTGATATCGGTCCGTCCGGAGTTCGTCTACCCCTTTACGAGCGGTCTTTTATCGAAGATAACGTCGGTCACTTATATGGGCACTTATTGGCGGATGACCGCCGAGACGCTCAGCGAGGACGAGGTCGATTTCGATGTGCCCGTGTCCGACGGTCATCTATATAAAGTAGGGCAGGAGGTCTATCTTATGATGAACAGGAAGGCGGTGGTCTTGTTCCCGAGGCCACAGGAAGGCATTGTGGAGGCTGTTAAACTTGAGTGA
- a CDS encoding iron ABC transporter permease, which yields MDRLMEVISSRLFRKVWWLFIIIFFITIVIIPTIWILSYVLTDWSSIQKFVLDDPEVMGTITDAIIASFEIAAIVTVIDIIVGLPMAWVLVRKEFRGKRYLDTLIDMPLAVPTAALGFSCAIFWAVTPSDVHAPDFALGLIDSAFVLIILLHVVFSYPYMVRSLAAILEQIDVTYETAGRVLGASRLTAARTITLPMFRAGLVTGIILCLARSLSETGGTMIALATMANAGGFETGPTIIGKWKKLVQTNPDIVPQLAFVSILLIAISLVLLVVLKVIVMKVRLPAGKVWPKWERTLSRGWAPFLKDSSSTAFLFIFVLIPSFFIFSYVIVLPYQSAEWARFWDSLMYSFVIAGVVTLIDIVMGVPMALYLARGHGSRLAQGLDVLVNVPLIVPTAALGYSLGVFWSDISGAGSLEFLLVVMAHVAFTYPLVVRNVAGAVEEIDPSFEETARTLGAKPTQAFKRVLYPMIKTSILAGAIMAFTRSLGETGATLAVVADANTAPVYIVNLINAEQFYLAGLACIVLIIVSYIFMLLLRYVTKRRAG from the coding sequence ATGGACAGATTGATGGAGGTCATCAGTTCCAGGCTTTTCCGGAAGGTCTGGTGGCTCTTCATCATAATCTTCTTCATCACCATCGTCATAATACCCACCATCTGGATCCTAAGCTATGTTCTGACGGACTGGTCGTCGATCCAGAAGTTCGTCCTTGACGACCCGGAGGTGATGGGCACGATCACCGACGCGATAATCGCGTCCTTTGAGATCGCCGCCATAGTCACCGTCATAGACATCATCGTGGGGCTCCCTATGGCATGGGTCCTAGTACGGAAGGAGTTCCGGGGAAAGAGATACTTGGACACCCTAATAGACATGCCTTTGGCCGTCCCGACCGCCGCGCTGGGGTTCTCCTGCGCTATATTCTGGGCGGTGACCCCTTCAGACGTCCATGCCCCTGATTTCGCCCTGGGTCTGATCGACTCCGCATTCGTCCTGATAATCCTCCTCCACGTTGTCTTCTCGTATCCGTATATGGTCAGGAGCCTTGCCGCGATCCTTGAGCAGATCGACGTCACTTATGAGACCGCAGGTAGGGTCCTGGGGGCATCGAGGCTCACCGCCGCGAGGACCATCACCCTCCCCATGTTCAGGGCCGGTCTGGTGACAGGCATAATACTCTGTCTTGCCAGGAGCCTGAGCGAGACCGGCGGGACGATGATCGCCCTGGCGACCATGGCCAACGCAGGAGGATTCGAGACCGGCCCGACCATCATAGGGAAGTGGAAAAAACTGGTCCAGACGAATCCTGACATAGTACCTCAGCTGGCATTCGTGAGCATCCTGCTCATCGCTATATCGCTGGTGCTGCTGGTGGTGCTGAAGGTGATCGTAATGAAGGTCAGACTTCCGGCAGGAAAGGTCTGGCCCAAGTGGGAACGTACGCTCTCCCGGGGATGGGCTCCGTTTTTGAAGGATTCCTCCTCGACGGCCTTCCTTTTCATCTTCGTGCTCATCCCCTCCTTCTTTATCTTCTCATATGTCATCGTCCTTCCGTACCAGAGCGCGGAATGGGCAAGGTTCTGGGACAGCCTGATGTATTCCTTCGTGATCGCGGGCGTGGTGACCCTTATCGATATCGTGATGGGGGTGCCGATGGCCCTTTACTTGGCAAGAGGTCATGGTTCGAGACTGGCCCAAGGGCTCGATGTCCTTGTCAACGTCCCCCTGATCGTCCCCACCGCCGCGCTGGGGTACTCTCTGGGCGTATTCTGGAGCGATATATCAGGGGCAGGTTCGCTGGAATTCCTCTTGGTGGTGATGGCGCATGTCGCCTTCACCTATCCGTTGGTGGTGAGGAACGTTGCCGGGGCGGTGGAGGAGATCGACCCCTCCTTCGAGGAGACGGCAAGGACTCTCGGGGCAAAACCAACCCAGGCGTTCAAGCGGGTACTTTACCCGATGATAAAGACATCCATCCTTGCCGGTGCAATAATGGCGTTCACGAGGAGCCTGGGCGAGACGGGAGCGACCTTGGCAGTGGTCGCCGATGCGAACACGGCACCTGTGTACATAGTCAACCTGATCAATGCCGAACAGTTCTATCTGGCCGGGCTCGCATGCATCGTGCTGATCATTGTATCCTACATCTTCATGCTATTGCTCCGTTACGTGACCAAAAGGAGGGCGGGCTGA
- a CDS encoding ATP-dependent DNA helicase, translating into MSEAKEALASKKHFVVESGTGTGKTICALVAALELAKGSGRKVIYLTRTVSQSDQVMVELQAISEIKRVVGIPMSGRAKSCLFMKGAGRDDALPPHALSRFCEEKKKRTRSGQVGGCGHYANLSAIKDGSLLTYVARELPLVQEFDDHCADMGICPYEARKLLAKDADVVVAPYIHVLSDELREHFMETIGSNLGEVIMIIDEAHNLVDSARDAESFRLTLTELHAGMPEFKMRSGMEVGKGTTLKDLVDTVKEIITDKIKEIPEDQDEVELGRMFLEGELATRLGLDIGSVKAIATNTFELGQAIAEEKIAAGSDPRSMTLHLGEFLRRWSSVDGTSFVKTASREEGGSLRAVNVVPEQLEGLLSSCPSVLHMSGTLRPLEQYVDVAGVPSGYVTRCYPSPYPPENKMVLYTPDLNPGFDAMARDPSMKCKVEEAVTALCNAVDVSTIVFFRSYDLMRRMRPQIEPSVHKGMFWDTGLSADHFNRAIYKFKQKRGGIFFTAMGGRVSEGLDFPGRQLEMVVIVGLPYSPPSLALRKLEMLYETRYGNGKGKRYAQEVPAIRKVNQAVGRLIRTESDRGAAIILDSRTSKYAAELDARPSAAPAVEVQRFFSRGDQHS; encoded by the coding sequence GTGTCAGAGGCGAAGGAGGCCCTAGCCTCAAAGAAGCACTTTGTGGTCGAGTCGGGGACCGGGACGGGAAAGACGATATGTGCCCTGGTCGCAGCGTTAGAACTTGCCAAGGGGTCCGGGAGGAAGGTCATCTACCTGACCAGGACCGTCTCTCAGAGCGACCAGGTCATGGTGGAGCTGCAGGCCATCTCCGAGATCAAGAGGGTGGTGGGGATCCCAATGTCCGGCCGGGCGAAATCATGCCTTTTCATGAAAGGGGCGGGGCGTGATGACGCTCTGCCGCCCCATGCGCTGAGCAGGTTCTGCGAGGAGAAGAAAAAAAGGACCAGGAGCGGGCAGGTCGGTGGGTGCGGTCACTATGCGAACCTGTCCGCCATTAAGGACGGCTCTCTCCTGACCTATGTGGCCAGAGAGCTGCCCCTTGTGCAGGAGTTCGATGACCACTGCGCTGACATGGGCATATGTCCTTACGAGGCAAGAAAGCTGTTGGCAAAGGATGCGGATGTTGTGGTCGCCCCGTACATCCATGTGCTCTCGGATGAGCTGAGGGAACATTTCATGGAGACCATAGGGAGCAACCTGGGCGAGGTCATCATGATCATAGATGAAGCACATAACCTCGTCGATTCCGCGAGGGATGCTGAGAGCTTCAGGCTGACCCTGACCGAACTTCATGCGGGGATGCCTGAGTTTAAAATGAGATCGGGGATGGAGGTCGGCAAGGGGACCACTTTGAAGGACCTCGTCGATACGGTGAAAGAGATCATAACCGACAAGATCAAGGAGATCCCTGAAGACCAGGATGAGGTGGAGCTCGGAAGGATGTTCCTAGAAGGGGAGCTGGCGACGAGGTTGGGGCTGGACATAGGCTCAGTAAAGGCCATCGCGACGAACACCTTTGAACTGGGGCAGGCCATCGCAGAAGAGAAGATCGCGGCAGGATCAGACCCTCGTTCGATGACGCTCCATCTTGGGGAGTTCCTAAGGAGGTGGTCCTCTGTCGATGGAACGTCGTTCGTGAAGACCGCGAGCAGGGAGGAGGGCGGCTCGCTGAGGGCCGTCAATGTTGTGCCGGAGCAGCTTGAGGGTCTTCTGAGCTCATGCCCCTCCGTGCTTCACATGTCGGGGACGTTGAGACCATTGGAACAGTATGTGGACGTAGCTGGGGTACCGTCAGGGTACGTAACACGATGCTATCCATCCCCTTACCCTCCTGAGAACAAGATGGTGCTCTACACACCCGACCTCAACCCAGGGTTCGATGCCATGGCCAGGGACCCATCGATGAAATGCAAGGTCGAGGAGGCGGTGACCGCGCTATGCAATGCGGTGGATGTCAGCACGATCGTGTTCTTCAGGTCCTATGACCTGATGAGGAGGATGAGGCCCCAGATAGAGCCCTCAGTGCACAAAGGGATGTTCTGGGACACCGGTCTATCCGCAGACCATTTCAACAGGGCCATCTATAAGTTCAAGCAGAAGAGGGGCGGCATCTTCTTCACAGCGATGGGCGGCCGCGTCTCGGAAGGTCTCGACTTCCCAGGACGACAGCTTGAGATGGTCGTCATCGTCGGTCTGCCCTACTCCCCGCCCTCCTTGGCGTTGAGAAAGTTAGAGATGCTATATGAGACAAGATACGGAAACGGGAAAGGTAAAAGGTACGCCCAGGAAGTACCGGCGATAAGAAAGGTGAACCAGGCGGTCGGTCGCCTGATACGTACAGAGAGCGACAGAGGGGCGGCCATCATCCTAGACTCCAGGACCTCAAAGTACGCCGCGGAGCTCGATGCCAGGCCATCGGCCGCACCTGCCGTGGAGGTCCAAAGGTTCTTCTCCAGAGGCGATCAACATAGCTGA
- a CDS encoding ABC transporter ATP-binding protein, whose protein sequence is MPSIRIEGVRKWYGDIHAADGIDLEIKDGEYMCVLGPTGAGKTTLLRTLCGLTRPDSGKVYFDGKDVTRAEPEDRGAVMLSQTYSLFPQLTVKENILFGPEIRGMSKEDEERTLASMLDLVRLTSRSDAYPRELSGGMQQRTALARALASGCDVLLLDEPLRALDARLRISLRYELKDLARSLGLTTVHVTHDQDEAMVMADRIAVIRNGKILQVGTPAEVFDSPVSPFVANFVGQSNFFVGTIESVGERTVLRTDDGKLLEARSCDMKVGERAVLAVKVGNTETSRDVKGYLEGTVERILFEGRHLHVDLQVDGNGRISAKTPSWRLGKFAVGDRKHIRWNPEKAMVFPLPKGGLENELKVE, encoded by the coding sequence ATGCCGAGCATCAGGATCGAAGGGGTGAGGAAATGGTATGGGGACATCCATGCTGCTGATGGTATAGACCTTGAGATCAAGGACGGTGAGTATATGTGCGTCCTTGGCCCTACCGGAGCTGGCAAGACGACGCTTCTGAGGACATTATGCGGGCTCACCAGGCCGGACAGCGGGAAGGTCTACTTCGATGGAAAGGACGTCACGAGGGCCGAGCCGGAGGACCGGGGGGCCGTCATGTTGTCCCAGACATATTCATTGTTCCCGCAGCTTACCGTTAAGGAGAACATTCTTTTCGGTCCTGAGATACGCGGCATGAGCAAAGAGGATGAGGAAAGGACCCTCGCCTCGATGTTGGACCTCGTAAGACTGACATCGCGTTCGGACGCCTATCCGAGGGAACTCTCTGGGGGGATGCAGCAGAGGACCGCCCTTGCCAGAGCCCTCGCCTCAGGTTGTGATGTGCTGCTATTGGACGAGCCGTTGAGGGCGCTCGACGCAAGACTGCGGATAAGCCTGAGATATGAGCTCAAGGACCTCGCGAGGTCCCTTGGTCTGACCACCGTCCACGTGACGCATGACCAAGATGAGGCGATGGTCATGGCCGACCGCATCGCGGTCATAAGGAACGGGAAGATCTTACAGGTCGGTACGCCTGCCGAGGTCTTCGACTCGCCAGTATCTCCGTTCGTGGCCAACTTCGTCGGCCAATCGAACTTCTTTGTCGGTACGATAGAATCGGTCGGGGAGAGGACAGTGCTCAGGACCGATGATGGAAAACTGCTTGAGGCCAGGTCATGTGACATGAAGGTCGGGGAAAGGGCCGTCCTCGCCGTCAAGGTCGGGAACACGGAGACGTCGAGGGACGTCAAGGGATATCTGGAAGGGACGGTCGAGAGGATACTTTTCGAGGGCAGGCATCTCCATGTGGACCTTCAGGTCGATGGGAATGGAAGGATATCGGCGAAGACGCCATCTTGGCGTCTGGGGAAGTTCGCGGTCGGTGACAGGAAGCACATCAGGTGGAACCCTGAGAAAGCGATGGTCTTCCCGCTCCCCAAAGGGGGTCTGGAGAACGAACTGAAGGTGGAATGA
- a CDS encoding translation initiation factor IF-5A, producing MSWTQSEVRELKEGRYMLIDDEPCKIISISTSKPGKHGEAKANIDAVGIFDKKKRSVVFPVKHKVQVPMIDKRKAQILAVHGKEVELMDLETFENFSLEIQEEFEGQLHAGEEVMYLVAMDRRMITKV from the coding sequence ATGTCGTGGACACAATCCGAGGTACGCGAGCTGAAGGAAGGGCGCTACATGTTGATAGATGATGAGCCCTGCAAGATCATCTCCATATCCACATCCAAGCCCGGGAAGCACGGTGAGGCCAAGGCCAACATCGACGCGGTGGGCATCTTTGATAAGAAGAAGAGGAGCGTTGTCTTTCCTGTCAAGCACAAGGTGCAGGTCCCGATGATCGACAAGCGCAAGGCGCAGATCCTTGCGGTACACGGTAAGGAGGTCGAGCTCATGGACCTTGAGACCTTTGAGAACTTCTCCCTCGAGATCCAAGAGGAGTTCGAAGGTCAGCTCCACGCCGGCGAGGAGGTCATGTACCTTGTCGCGATGGACCGCCGCATGATCACAAAGGTCTAA
- the glmM gene encoding phosphoglucosamine mutase translates to MEQRLFGTNGVRGVVNEDMGAQLALDVGRAIGTFMGGKVALATDSRTSADMLRCSVAAGMMSVGVEVLDLGMLPTPALQYYVKNSGVKGGVMITASHNPPEFNGIKCIDYDGTEMPRAKEEVIEGIYFSKGFVQRSWRSIGSMRQVTGVDRSYINAVKRLVDAPAISDAKISVVLDCANGAGSVTSPALLEMLGVRAVTLNANPQGTFPGHESEPTPDHLKDLMAVVKATGADLGIAHDGDADRTIFVDDKGEYLYGDRSLALVASYIIREKGGGTVVTPVSTSSCVEDVVKAAGGKVVYTKVGSPIVARQMIELNAAFGGEENGGLIFPEHQYCRDGAMTMAKVLEIIAKEGKLSKLMRSVPNYALDKRRVEVANDLKEAVLEDLLIRFQGEKLDTTDGLKVHFSNGWALIRPSGTEPIFRIYSEAKTKDAAKKIGDRCEKELREALEEAKA, encoded by the coding sequence ATGGAACAGAGGTTGTTCGGCACGAACGGGGTACGGGGAGTAGTGAACGAGGACATGGGGGCCCAGCTGGCCCTCGATGTCGGCAGGGCCATAGGCACCTTCATGGGCGGTAAGGTCGCCTTGGCCACGGATTCGCGCACTTCCGCTGACATGCTCCGGTGCTCCGTGGCCGCTGGGATGATGTCGGTAGGTGTGGAGGTATTGGACCTCGGGATGCTCCCGACCCCGGCCCTCCAGTATTACGTCAAGAACTCGGGTGTCAAAGGGGGGGTGATGATCACGGCCTCCCACAATCCACCAGAGTTCAACGGTATCAAGTGCATAGATTATGATGGGACCGAGATGCCGAGGGCGAAGGAGGAGGTCATAGAGGGGATATACTTCTCCAAGGGCTTTGTCCAAAGGTCTTGGAGGTCGATAGGCTCGATGAGGCAGGTGACCGGTGTCGACCGCTCCTACATCAACGCCGTCAAGAGGCTCGTAGATGCCCCTGCGATATCAGATGCGAAAATATCAGTGGTGCTGGACTGCGCAAACGGGGCAGGGTCGGTCACCTCTCCTGCGCTGCTCGAAATGCTGGGCGTCCGGGCCGTGACGCTCAATGCGAACCCTCAAGGAACGTTCCCTGGGCACGAGAGCGAGCCCACGCCCGACCATCTCAAGGACCTGATGGCGGTGGTGAAGGCCACCGGTGCGGACCTGGGCATCGCGCATGATGGCGACGCCGATAGGACGATATTCGTGGACGATAAGGGCGAATACCTATATGGCGACAGGTCTTTGGCTCTGGTGGCCAGCTACATCATCAGAGAGAAGGGAGGGGGAACGGTGGTCACCCCCGTCAGCACCTCATCCTGCGTCGAGGACGTCGTCAAAGCGGCGGGCGGCAAAGTGGTGTACACGAAGGTAGGGTCGCCCATCGTGGCCAGACAGATGATCGAACTTAACGCCGCCTTTGGCGGGGAGGAGAACGGCGGCCTGATATTCCCCGAGCATCAGTATTGCAGGGACGGGGCCATGACCATGGCCAAGGTGCTCGAGATCATCGCAAAGGAAGGTAAGCTGTCAAAGCTCATGCGGTCGGTCCCCAACTACGCCCTTGACAAGAGGCGGGTCGAAGTGGCCAACGACCTGAAGGAGGCCGTGCTCGAGGACCTGCTCATCCGGTTCCAGGGGGAGAAGCTAGATACCACCGATGGCCTGAAGGTCCATTTCTCTAACGGCTGGGCGCTCATAAGGCCATCTGGGACGGAACCGATATTCAGGATATACTCCGAGGCGAAGACGAAGGACGCGGCTAAAAAGATAGGCGACCGCTGCGAAAAGGAGCTCAGAGAGGCGCTCGAAGAGGCCAAGGCCTGA
- a CDS encoding DUF47 family protein, whose product MSDKGSLLEWFGKRRESLVTKAIREHAEKVGDTASELNRAISAMVKGDDASALDAIKRLILSEKEADRMEEMISEELSKGDMESKEREDLMHLIRRMDYIADWAKEAGLNLQLMIEVKAKVPGHLWKRYAEMTAELEKATKALRQSIDALGVDNDGVIKYERSVEVSEHILDDMYFSTKKEIFLASELDARAIFLMRDILHGIENSSDKCKDSADILHILVISQRHKAQVR is encoded by the coding sequence TTGAGTGACAAGGGATCTTTGCTCGAATGGTTTGGCAAGCGCAGGGAATCGCTGGTGACGAAGGCCATCAGGGAGCATGCGGAGAAGGTCGGCGATACCGCCTCTGAGCTCAACCGTGCCATATCGGCCATGGTGAAGGGGGATGACGCGTCCGCCCTTGATGCGATCAAACGGTTGATCCTCTCCGAGAAGGAGGCGGACAGGATGGAGGAGATGATCAGCGAGGAGCTCTCCAAGGGCGACATGGAGTCAAAGGAGAGGGAGGACCTCATGCACCTCATCCGCCGTATGGACTACATAGCTGACTGGGCCAAGGAGGCGGGGCTGAACCTCCAGCTTATGATAGAGGTGAAGGCCAAGGTCCCTGGGCATCTTTGGAAGAGATATGCGGAGATGACGGCCGAGCTAGAGAAGGCCACGAAGGCGCTGCGCCAGAGCATAGATGCCCTGGGCGTGGACAATGACGGGGTCATCAAGTACGAGAGGAGCGTCGAGGTCTCGGAGCACATCCTTGATGACATGTACTTCAGCACAAAGAAGGAGATATTCCTCGCATCGGAGCTGGATGCCAGAGCGATCTTCCTCATGAGGGACATATTGCACGGTATCGAGAACTCCTCCGATAAGTGTAAGGACTCGGCCGATATTCTCCACATCCTGGTCATATCTCAGAGGCATAAGGCCCAGGTCCGGTAG
- the scpB gene encoding SMC-Scp complex subunit ScpB encodes MEPETVVEAVLFSAGRPLRAAEISDATGLSQTEVRKAIKKLISIYDGRSSAIVITRTGLNYSMQLRDEVAQYSIQFADKDLSDSELRTVSIIAYNQPILQSDLAKLMGSDVYEDVRALRRAGLVSGKKKGQTWLLTTTTKFSEKFGIGSTKKEDIKRWFESRSKRP; translated from the coding sequence GTGGAGCCTGAGACAGTTGTTGAGGCGGTGCTGTTCTCCGCTGGCAGACCTTTGAGGGCGGCGGAGATCTCCGATGCGACAGGACTGTCGCAGACCGAGGTGAGGAAGGCGATAAAAAAGCTCATTTCCATCTATGATGGAAGGAGCTCCGCGATCGTGATAACCAGGACGGGGCTCAACTACTCCATGCAGCTCAGGGACGAGGTGGCACAGTATTCTATCCAGTTCGCTGACAAGGACCTTTCTGACAGCGAGCTCAGGACGGTGTCCATCATAGCATATAACCAGCCTATCCTACAGAGCGACCTCGCGAAGCTCATGGGGTCGGACGTATACGAGGACGTCAGGGCGCTCAGGCGGGCCGGCCTGGTCTCTGGGAAAAAGAAGGGCCAGACCTGGTTGCTGACAACGACGACGAAGTTCAGCGAGAAGTTCGGCATCGGGAGCACAAAGAAAGAGGACATCAAGAGGTGGTTCGAATCTCGTTCAAAGAGGCCATAA
- a CDS encoding NDP-sugar synthase: MKAVILAGGMGTRLRPLTYHMPKPLVPLVDRPMVMHIIGSLPEEVDTVILAVSYMKDRLEEHFSKNDCGRKIILVNEDRPLGTGGALKNVASYLDETFLAFNGDVVCSLDIREMLAWHRAKAGIGTISLWEVEDPTAFGVVGIGSGGRITVFQEKPRREEAVSRNINAGAYVFEPEVLDHIGEGVVSLERDVFPGLLQKGLYGYRFSGHWVDCGTRENLLLAQRELLSKGLAAVHDCTFKGSVRMEGHNHLQGAAFEACTVGPDAVVRPGALVMKGAFVAGSMVMEGAVIGEGAKVIGSIIGPDVKVPRCGEVISTILA; the protein is encoded by the coding sequence ATGAAGGCGGTCATCCTGGCCGGGGGTATGGGAACGAGGCTCAGGCCTCTTACCTACCATATGCCCAAGCCCTTGGTGCCATTGGTCGACAGGCCGATGGTCATGCACATCATCGGATCCCTCCCTGAGGAGGTGGACACCGTCATATTGGCGGTGAGCTACATGAAGGACCGTCTCGAGGAGCATTTTTCCAAGAACGACTGCGGAAGGAAGATCATTCTGGTCAACGAGGACAGGCCGCTCGGGACGGGAGGGGCCCTGAAGAACGTAGCATCTTATCTGGACGAAACCTTCCTCGCCTTCAACGGGGATGTGGTCTGCTCCCTTGATATAAGGGAGATGTTGGCATGGCATAGGGCAAAGGCGGGCATTGGAACAATATCCCTATGGGAGGTCGAGGACCCTACCGCGTTCGGGGTTGTCGGCATCGGGTCCGGGGGAAGGATAACTGTATTTCAGGAAAAGCCAAGGAGGGAGGAGGCGGTCTCCAGGAATATCAATGCCGGGGCCTATGTGTTCGAGCCGGAGGTCCTGGACCACATCGGAGAAGGGGTCGTCTCTCTGGAGAGGGATGTGTTCCCAGGATTATTGCAGAAAGGTCTCTATGGTTATAGGTTCTCAGGTCATTGGGTGGACTGTGGGACAAGGGAGAACCTTCTTTTGGCGCAGAGAGAGCTGCTCTCGAAAGGACTTGCGGCCGTTCACGATTGCACGTTCAAGGGCAGCGTCAGGATGGAAGGGCACAATCACTTACAGGGGGCGGCCTTCGAGGCCTGCACGGTCGGACCTGATGCCGTTGTACGCCCTGGTGCTTTGGTCATGAAGGGGGCGTTCGTCGCAGGCTCGATGGTGATGGAAGGTGCCGTGATAGGCGAAGGGGCCAAGGTCATCGGCTCCATCATAGGGCCGGATGTCAAGGTGCCTAGATGCGGCGAAGTGATATCCACGATACTAGCTTGA